The proteins below are encoded in one region of Limnochorda pilosa:
- the nadD gene encoding nicotinate-nucleotide adenylyltransferase — translation MATRIGIMGGTFDPIHYGHLVAAEEARADFQLHRVLFVPSGQPPHKTDRSITTSKHRYLMTVLATLTNPDFAVSRVDIDRPGPSYTIDTIELLRRQYGPDEEYFFISGADAIKELLTWKEPDRLLGLCEFIAATRPGFPVTQLRETVDELGDQYGARVHILTVPALAISSTDIRERVAAGRPIRYLVPETVLYYIEKNGLYRTVPANVETEAEEAVAESLVSRGDSL, via the coding sequence ATGGCAACGCGCATCGGTATCATGGGCGGCACCTTCGATCCCATTCACTACGGCCACCTGGTGGCGGCCGAGGAGGCCCGCGCCGACTTCCAGCTCCACCGGGTGCTCTTCGTCCCCTCGGGGCAGCCACCCCACAAGACCGATCGGAGCATCACGACCTCGAAGCACAGGTACCTGATGACCGTCCTGGCCACCCTCACCAACCCGGACTTCGCGGTCTCCCGGGTCGACATCGACCGCCCCGGGCCCTCGTACACCATCGACACCATCGAGCTCCTCAGGCGCCAGTACGGGCCCGACGAGGAGTACTTCTTCATCAGCGGCGCCGACGCGATCAAGGAGCTGCTCACCTGGAAGGAGCCGGACCGGCTCCTGGGTCTCTGCGAGTTCATCGCGGCCACGCGGCCGGGGTTCCCCGTGACCCAGCTGCGGGAGACGGTGGATGAGCTGGGTGACCAGTACGGCGCCCGGGTGCACATCCTGACCGTGCCCGCTCTGGCCATCTCCTCCACCGACATCCGCGAGCGGGTGGCAGCCGGCCGGCCCATCCGCTACCTGGTGCCCGAGACCGTCCTTTACTACATCGAGAAGAACGGCCTCTACCGGACCGTCCCTGCGAACGTCGAGACGGAGGCGGAAGAAGCCGTCGCCGAGTCCCTGGTTTCTCGGGGTGACTCCCTCTGA
- the rpmA gene encoding 50S ribosomal protein L27, with amino-acid sequence MFDLQRFAHKKGLGSSRNGRDSQAKRLGVKRHDGQFVHAGTILVRQRGTHFHPGPGVGRGGDDTLFAREDGYVAYETRGARKVVAIRAAE; translated from the coding sequence ATGTTCGATCTTCAGCGCTTCGCTCACAAGAAGGGCCTCGGCAGCAGCCGGAACGGGCGCGACAGCCAAGCCAAGCGCCTGGGGGTGAAGCGCCACGACGGGCAATTCGTCCATGCGGGCACCATCCTGGTGCGCCAGCGGGGGACCCACTTCCATCCCGGCCCCGGCGTGGGGCGGGGGGGCGACGACACGCTCTTCGCCCGCGAGGACGGATACGTGGCCTACGAGACGCGCGGGGCGCGGAAGGTGGTCGCGATCCGAGCGGCAGAGTGA
- the obgE gene encoding GTPase ObgE, with protein sequence MWVDHVRIRVRAGDGGNGAVSFRREKYVPAGGPDGGDGGRGGNVVLVAEAGERTLVDFRYRKDFVAENGRPGAGARKHGSDGADLVLRVPVGTVVRDVATGQVLADLAEPGARAVVAWAGAGGKGNAHFATPTRQAPSFAQKGLRGEERELELELKLLADVALVGYPNAGKSSLISRCSAARPEVAAYPFTTLIPNLGVVSRGPGRSFVMADIPGLIEGASEGAGLGHQFLRHVERSGLLVQVVDASGLEGRDPVDDLRVIRSELEAYRPELLGRLRLVVANKIDLAEGRENLARLSAEAAAGGLEVLPLSAATGEGVDAFLDRVEALLATAPAPSREAAVAAPPPPKGRARAPLKEFRVEKQNDGFTVSGEALERVVARLDLENPESLRYLQHLLERSGALQALREAGAREGDTVWVGQVELEYVDD encoded by the coding sequence ATGTGGGTCGACCACGTTCGCATCCGTGTGAGGGCAGGGGACGGAGGGAACGGCGCGGTCAGCTTCCGGCGTGAGAAGTACGTCCCGGCCGGGGGCCCCGACGGCGGCGACGGCGGGCGCGGCGGCAACGTGGTGCTGGTCGCTGAGGCCGGCGAGCGGACCCTGGTGGACTTCCGCTACCGGAAGGACTTCGTGGCCGAGAACGGTCGCCCGGGGGCCGGAGCCCGGAAGCACGGGAGCGACGGCGCCGACCTGGTCCTGAGGGTCCCTGTGGGCACGGTGGTCCGCGACGTGGCCACGGGCCAGGTGCTGGCCGACCTGGCCGAGCCGGGGGCCCGGGCGGTGGTGGCATGGGCCGGTGCCGGCGGAAAGGGGAACGCCCACTTTGCCACGCCCACCCGGCAGGCGCCGTCCTTCGCCCAAAAGGGGCTGAGGGGCGAGGAGCGGGAGCTCGAACTGGAGCTGAAGCTCCTGGCCGACGTGGCTCTGGTCGGGTACCCGAACGCCGGCAAGTCGAGCCTCATCTCCCGCTGCTCCGCCGCCCGGCCCGAAGTGGCCGCCTATCCCTTCACGACCCTGATTCCCAACCTGGGCGTGGTCTCCCGGGGACCGGGGCGGAGCTTCGTGATGGCGGACATCCCGGGCCTGATCGAGGGCGCGAGCGAGGGCGCCGGGCTGGGCCACCAGTTCCTCCGCCACGTGGAGCGGAGCGGCCTCCTGGTCCAGGTGGTGGACGCCTCCGGCCTCGAGGGGCGGGACCCCGTGGACGACCTGAGGGTGATCCGCAGCGAGCTCGAGGCATACCGGCCGGAGCTCCTGGGCCGGCTCCGGTTGGTGGTGGCCAACAAGATCGACCTGGCCGAGGGCCGCGAGAACCTCGCCCGGCTTTCGGCGGAGGCAGCTGCGGGGGGGTTGGAGGTGCTGCCCCTCTCGGCGGCCACGGGTGAGGGTGTGGACGCCTTCCTGGACCGGGTGGAGGCCCTGCTGGCCACGGCGCCGGCGCCATCCCGGGAGGCGGCGGTGGCCGCGCCACCACCCCCGAAGGGTCGCGCCCGGGCGCCGCTGAAGGAGTTCCGCGTGGAGAAGCAGAATGACGGCTTCACGGTGAGCGGCGAGGCCCTGGAACGGGTGGTGGCCCGGCTCGACCTGGAGAACCCGGAGAGCCTCCGGTACCTCCAGCACCTGCTGGAGCGCTCGGGGGCGCTCCAGGCCCTGCGCGAGGCCGGCGCCCGCGAGGGCGACACCGTCTGGGTGGGGCAAGTGGAGCTCGAGTACGTGGACGACTGA
- the rplU gene encoding 50S ribosomal protein L21: MYAVVETGGKQYRVQEGDSLVVERLDAPADGEVALERVLLVADGETCKVGTPVVDGARVVARVEKHLRGPKVTVFTYKAKKNQHRKLGHRQELTRLRIEKIEG, from the coding sequence GTGTACGCTGTGGTTGAGACGGGTGGAAAGCAGTACCGGGTTCAGGAGGGCGACAGCCTCGTGGTGGAGCGCCTCGATGCCCCGGCCGACGGCGAAGTCGCCTTGGAGCGGGTCCTGCTCGTAGCCGACGGGGAGACCTGCAAGGTGGGCACCCCCGTGGTGGACGGCGCGCGCGTGGTGGCACGGGTGGAGAAGCACCTGAGGGGCCCCAAGGTGACGGTCTTCACCTACAAGGCCAAGAAGAACCAGCACCGGAAGCTGGGCCACCGGCAGGAGCTGACCCGACTCCGTATCGAGAAGATTGAGGGCTGA
- a CDS encoding site-2 protease family protein: MAERMPGAAWPRPTLHPAFILLALVAWLADRGLEFVLVFGSVLLHELAHVGVAVRCGLRPSRVTLYPFGGVAHIPGLEEAAAPARVLVLAAGPAANLLAALGSLAWASALGGTPVPAWVDTLARANLGILVVNLLPLGPLDGGRMAEMVLERWVGTGRARRLLLTAGAVAGAGLAVVGAAGLATGRPWGSLVLFGPFLAVASHRERAGTLLAVLRRSLKGPRRPAVGPARLVAAPVEARARDVAQSLGPGPYRVVAVVEAGGRVRGLLGEGEITAALARGGGESTLGELLAAGQAGAGGRLGATCSGGARRDPGKPV, encoded by the coding sequence GTGGCGGAGCGCATGCCAGGAGCGGCCTGGCCCCGGCCCACGCTGCACCCCGCCTTCATCCTGCTCGCGCTCGTGGCCTGGCTCGCGGATCGGGGGCTCGAGTTCGTGCTGGTCTTCGGCAGCGTCCTCCTGCACGAGCTGGCCCACGTGGGGGTCGCAGTGCGGTGCGGCCTGCGGCCCAGCCGGGTGACCCTCTACCCATTCGGGGGCGTGGCCCACATTCCCGGACTGGAAGAGGCAGCGGCGCCGGCCCGGGTCCTGGTGCTGGCAGCGGGCCCCGCCGCCAACCTTCTGGCGGCCCTGGGGAGCCTGGCCTGGGCAAGCGCCTTGGGGGGGACGCCGGTGCCGGCGTGGGTCGATACGCTCGCGCGGGCCAACCTGGGCATCCTGGTGGTCAACCTGCTCCCACTGGGGCCGCTGGACGGCGGGCGTATGGCGGAGATGGTCTTGGAACGCTGGGTGGGGACCGGCCGGGCCCGGCGCCTCCTTCTCACGGCGGGCGCGGTGGCGGGGGCGGGCCTGGCGGTGGTGGGCGCCGCTGGGCTGGCCACGGGCCGCCCATGGGGGAGCCTGGTGCTCTTCGGCCCCTTCCTGGCCGTGGCCTCGCACCGCGAGCGGGCAGGGACATTGCTGGCGGTCCTGCGCCGCAGCCTGAAGGGGCCGCGGCGCCCAGCGGTAGGGCCGGCTCGGTTGGTGGCCGCTCCGGTGGAGGCCCGGGCGCGCGACGTCGCCCAGAGCCTGGGTCCCGGACCCTACCGGGTGGTGGCGGTGGTGGAGGCCGGCGGCAGGGTGCGGGGGTTGCTCGGAGAAGGGGAGATCACCGCGGCCCTGGCCCGCGGCGGGGGCGAGTCGACCCTGGGCGAGCTGCTGGCCGCGGGGCAGGCGGGGGCCGGTGGGCGGCTGGGGGCGACATGCTCCGGGGGCGCTCGCCGGGACCCGGGGAAGCCGGTGTGA
- the yqeK gene encoding bis(5'-nucleosyl)-tetraphosphatase (symmetrical) YqeK, whose product MPRDLYEHSLGVAGTARVMAARFGADREAAHVAGLLHDLAKPLSPEALLKEAERSGIVVDEVERANPMLLHGPLAAELVREELGIADEQVLDAIRYHTTGRARMGLLEMIVYTADLIEPGRSYPGVEALRKLAGEDLAAACRAGLEQTLRYCLDRGWLIHPRSLEARNALMLGGG is encoded by the coding sequence TTGCCCAGGGATCTCTACGAGCACTCCCTCGGGGTGGCCGGAACCGCCCGGGTGATGGCCGCCCGCTTCGGGGCCGACAGGGAAGCCGCCCACGTGGCGGGTCTACTGCACGATCTTGCCAAGCCTCTTTCCCCGGAAGCTCTGTTGAAAGAGGCCGAACGCTCTGGTATCGTGGTGGACGAGGTCGAGCGTGCCAACCCCATGCTCCTGCACGGGCCGCTGGCAGCGGAGCTCGTGCGGGAGGAACTGGGCATCGCCGACGAGCAGGTGCTTGATGCGATCCGCTACCACACCACGGGGCGCGCCCGGATGGGCCTGCTGGAGATGATCGTCTACACGGCGGACCTGATCGAGCCGGGCCGGAGCTACCCGGGTGTGGAGGCGTTACGTAAGCTGGCTGGGGAGGATCTGGCGGCCGCGTGCCGCGCCGGCCTGGAGCAGACCCTGCGGTACTGCCTGGACCGGGGCTGGCTCATCCACCCGCGCAGCCTCGAGGCACGGAACGCCCTGATGCTCGGGGGAGGGTGA
- a CDS encoding Rne/Rng family ribonuclease, whose amino-acid sequence MRREIVVNAGHGETRAAVLEDRRLAELYIERDEDERVVGNIYKGRVENVLPGMQAAFVNIGLERNAFLYVDDALAHYRNGMGGDDEPAERVKARSIKDVLHEGEEVIVQVTKEPIGTKGARVVTNLTLPGRYLVLMPTVEYVGVSRRIDDEEERTRLKALAKRLRPKGMGLIVRTIAGGKDEEDLVRDGQFLLKVWDRVRRKAGEEKAPALLYKDYDLVYRLVRDAFTPEVTKFVVDSEEEYQKTLELLETLSPNLKDRVYRYHEGPPIFESYQIEPEIEKALDRKVWLQSGGYIVIDQTEALVSIDVNTGRFIGTTNLADTVLRTNLEAASEIARQLRLRNFGGIIVVDFIDMDSREHEQMVLRRLEEELRKDKTKTHVLGFTHLGLVEITRKKTKQNVPDILQKPCPHCDGSGRVLSEATVAHRLERELRKLTHASPAGAFMVEAHPSVAALLIGPGGANLKRLEQDLNRSVYVRGMEHRHVEKPSVVAGSQEEIERQAMPVREGEVVSLKVEEPHISNPKDGIARVEGYVVDIEGAGRRVGQQLQVEITRVFRTYAKARVVSG is encoded by the coding sequence ATGCGGAGAGAGATCGTGGTCAACGCCGGCCACGGCGAGACGCGGGCCGCGGTCCTGGAAGACCGCCGGCTTGCAGAGCTTTACATTGAGCGCGACGAGGACGAACGGGTCGTAGGCAACATCTACAAGGGTCGTGTGGAGAACGTTCTGCCTGGGATGCAGGCAGCGTTCGTGAACATCGGGTTGGAACGGAACGCGTTCCTCTATGTCGACGACGCGCTGGCGCACTACCGGAACGGGATGGGGGGAGACGACGAGCCCGCGGAGCGGGTCAAGGCCCGCTCCATCAAGGACGTGCTCCACGAGGGCGAAGAGGTCATCGTCCAGGTCACCAAGGAGCCCATCGGCACCAAGGGGGCCCGGGTGGTCACCAACCTGACCCTTCCCGGCCGCTACCTGGTGCTCATGCCCACGGTGGAGTACGTGGGCGTCTCGAGGCGCATCGACGACGAGGAGGAGCGGACCCGGCTCAAGGCACTGGCGAAGCGCCTGCGCCCCAAGGGCATGGGCCTCATCGTCCGCACCATCGCCGGCGGCAAGGACGAGGAGGACTTGGTGCGAGACGGCCAGTTCCTCCTGAAGGTGTGGGACCGGGTGCGCCGGAAGGCGGGGGAGGAGAAGGCGCCCGCCCTCCTCTACAAGGACTACGACCTGGTCTACCGGCTGGTGCGCGACGCCTTCACGCCCGAGGTGACCAAGTTCGTCGTCGATTCGGAGGAGGAGTACCAGAAGACTCTGGAGCTCCTGGAGACCCTCTCGCCGAACCTGAAGGACCGGGTGTACCGCTACCACGAGGGTCCGCCCATCTTCGAGTCGTACCAGATCGAGCCGGAGATCGAGAAGGCGCTGGACCGGAAGGTCTGGCTCCAGAGCGGCGGCTACATCGTCATCGACCAGACCGAGGCCCTGGTGAGCATCGACGTCAACACGGGCCGCTTCATCGGCACGACCAACCTGGCCGATACGGTGCTGCGGACCAACCTGGAGGCGGCCAGCGAAATCGCCCGCCAGCTTCGCCTGCGCAACTTCGGCGGCATCATCGTGGTCGACTTCATCGACATGGACTCCCGCGAGCACGAACAGATGGTGCTGCGCCGCCTGGAGGAAGAGCTGCGCAAGGACAAGACCAAGACCCACGTGCTCGGCTTCACGCACCTGGGGCTGGTGGAGATCACGCGGAAGAAGACCAAGCAGAACGTGCCCGACATCCTCCAGAAGCCGTGCCCGCACTGCGACGGGAGCGGCCGCGTCCTGTCGGAGGCCACGGTGGCTCACCGGCTCGAGCGGGAGCTGCGCAAGCTGACCCACGCCAGCCCGGCGGGGGCGTTCATGGTGGAGGCCCACCCGTCCGTGGCGGCGCTGCTCATCGGGCCCGGGGGGGCGAACCTCAAGCGGCTCGAGCAGGACTTGAATCGTTCGGTCTACGTCCGGGGCATGGAGCACCGCCACGTGGAGAAGCCGTCGGTGGTCGCGGGCAGCCAGGAAGAGATCGAGCGGCAGGCCATGCCCGTGCGGGAGGGTGAGGTCGTCAGCCTGAAGGTGGAGGAGCCCCATATCTCGAACCCCAAGGATGGCATCGCACGGGTCGAGGGGTACGTGGTGGACATCGAAGGAGCGGGCCGTCGGGTGGGCCAGCAGCTCCAGGTGGAGATCACGCGCGTCTTCCGGACCTACGCGAAGGCGCGGGTCGTGTCAGGATGA
- the rsfS gene encoding ribosome silencing factor, whose amino-acid sequence MHLSGEEIALLAARAAEEKKAIDVLILDVREQTVLTDYFVVASAETPPHVRAIVEAIDERVAANGGHARRREGRQEARWVLLDYDSVMVHVMDEEVRDYYDLERLWKDAPRIGLSRMEERVRIGP is encoded by the coding sequence TTGCACCTGAGCGGTGAGGAGATCGCGCTCCTGGCGGCCCGGGCGGCAGAGGAGAAGAAGGCCATCGACGTGCTGATCCTGGATGTTCGCGAGCAGACGGTGCTCACGGACTACTTCGTCGTCGCGAGCGCCGAGACGCCCCCGCACGTGCGGGCCATCGTGGAGGCCATCGACGAGCGGGTGGCCGCGAACGGCGGCCATGCCCGGCGGCGCGAGGGACGCCAGGAGGCGCGCTGGGTGCTCCTCGACTACGACTCGGTCATGGTCCACGTCATGGACGAGGAGGTCCGTGACTACTACGATCTCGAGCGGCTCTGGAAGGATGCCCCCAGAATCGGCCTCTCCCGCATGGAGGAGCGGGTCCGGATCGGCCCATGA
- the minE gene encoding cell division topological specificity factor MinE, with translation MFDFRRWGGRAGGSKDAAKDRLRLVLMYDRKSLSPEMMSLIKDEMVQVISKYMEIDAEGVQVDLDQEREQAMLVASVPVRQVRRGAAAPPR, from the coding sequence ATGTTCGATTTCCGCAGGTGGGGCGGCCGCGCGGGCGGTAGCAAGGACGCAGCCAAGGACCGTCTCCGCCTCGTGCTCATGTACGATCGGAAGAGCCTGTCACCGGAGATGATGAGCCTCATCAAGGACGAGATGGTTCAGGTGATCTCCAAGTACATGGAGATCGACGCGGAGGGCGTCCAGGTGGATCTGGACCAGGAGCGGGAGCAGGCCATGCTGGTGGCCAGTGTTCCCGTGCGGCAGGTCCGACGCGGCGCGGCGGCGCCGCCCCGCTGA
- a CDS encoding LCP family protein translates to MAAGPDLVAQLRRELEQRRLERAQSRRRRLVLAGAAAVVLLVVGLAYVLLLHLPPSTSHRAEAPMPAGAEDRVFVLIMGLDSRVNQVERTDTMLVASLNPKTGEAGVLSLPRDTRVQVPGTQGYRKLNAAYAMGGARLAAETVSQLLGVPVDYYVLLDFESFARLVDTLGGVQLVVERPMRYEDQAQGLYIDLPAGDQHLDGDQALEYVRFRADNLGDVALVDPSRGEYGGRVERQLKFVQALAREVLQPETVLQLPRLVAEYRRSVTTDLPTYELTRLARALARVQPEDVRTGLVPGTASMQNGVGYWVPDPLWLRSTVAEVLLGQERPAVQVVNGKGTPGLAGRVSLELKRRGFPVLQVSNAQRFGVGRTRIEAPPGWGEQAQALAQELPVKPELVPLRGDGGSLRLVLGTDFPDGWAINPADLDHGRIPWETAQEVVAPER, encoded by the coding sequence GTGGCGGCAGGACCGGACCTGGTAGCCCAGCTCCGCCGCGAGCTGGAGCAGAGGCGCCTGGAAAGGGCGCAGAGCAGGCGCCGCCGCCTGGTTCTGGCGGGAGCGGCGGCCGTCGTTCTTCTGGTGGTGGGGCTGGCCTACGTGCTCCTTCTGCACCTGCCGCCCTCCACGTCACACCGGGCGGAGGCGCCCATGCCGGCGGGGGCCGAGGACCGGGTCTTCGTCCTGATCATGGGTTTGGACTCCCGGGTGAACCAGGTGGAGCGGACCGACACCATGCTGGTGGCCAGCCTGAACCCCAAGACGGGGGAGGCTGGGGTCCTCTCGCTCCCCCGCGACACCCGGGTGCAGGTTCCGGGCACCCAAGGCTATCGCAAGCTGAATGCGGCGTACGCCATGGGGGGGGCCAGGCTCGCGGCGGAGACCGTCTCCCAGCTGCTGGGCGTACCCGTGGACTACTACGTGCTCCTGGACTTCGAGAGTTTCGCCCGCCTCGTGGATACGCTGGGCGGCGTGCAGCTGGTGGTGGAGCGGCCGATGCGCTACGAGGACCAGGCCCAGGGCCTCTATATCGACCTTCCCGCCGGCGACCAGCATCTGGATGGCGACCAGGCCCTCGAGTACGTCCGCTTCCGGGCCGACAACCTGGGCGACGTGGCCCTGGTGGATCCCTCCCGGGGCGAGTACGGGGGCCGGGTGGAACGCCAGCTCAAGTTCGTCCAGGCCCTGGCGCGGGAGGTGCTCCAGCCCGAGACGGTCCTGCAGCTCCCCAGGCTGGTGGCGGAATACCGGCGCTCGGTCACCACGGACCTGCCCACCTACGAGCTGACACGGCTGGCGCGGGCCCTCGCCCGGGTCCAGCCCGAAGACGTTCGCACCGGCCTGGTCCCAGGCACGGCCAGCATGCAGAACGGCGTGGGCTACTGGGTTCCGGACCCCCTCTGGCTCAGAAGCACCGTGGCCGAGGTGTTGCTGGGTCAGGAGCGGCCGGCAGTCCAGGTGGTGAACGGCAAGGGCACGCCGGGCCTGGCGGGGCGGGTTTCCCTGGAGCTGAAGCGCCGGGGGTTCCCGGTGCTGCAGGTGAGCAACGCCCAGCGCTTTGGCGTGGGACGTACCCGCATCGAGGCGCCGCCGGGGTGGGGCGAGCAGGCGCAGGCTCTGGCCCAAGAGCTTCCTGTGAAGCCCGAGCTGGTCCCCCTCCGGGGCGACGGCGGTTCGCTGCGGCTGGTGCTCGGCACGGACTTCCCCGACGGTTGGGCGATCAACCCGGCGGATCTGGACCACGGCCGGATCCCGTGGGAGACGGCGCAGGAGGTGGTTGCACCTGAGCGGTGA
- a CDS encoding ribosomal-processing cysteine protease Prp, which translates to MVRVELYQAGPGELTGFRAVGHAGYAPAGEDIVCAGVSAVTQACVLGLKEHLALPISLKAEDGLLECRLPKEIPEEKRAPARAILETMVLALREIEKGHGRYFALISLDAPRSSHNRNRGRERADRRGGRPQEGRRQASQAVASRPDRSQGALPTEGRPAPEAAERRADGGRSHRGGHRRRREERGERNGAPAAVGQAEAKPVEAAPVEEAPEVAPRRTEERKPPVEREPDSQVAVAQEPAAEAGDKPSILNPFRRKRLRSFRPGRLGRRWRP; encoded by the coding sequence ATGGTCCGTGTTGAACTCTATCAGGCTGGGCCCGGTGAGCTCACGGGGTTTCGAGCGGTGGGGCACGCCGGCTACGCGCCGGCGGGGGAGGACATCGTTTGCGCAGGGGTCTCGGCGGTTACGCAGGCGTGCGTCCTGGGGCTGAAGGAGCACCTGGCGCTCCCCATCTCCCTGAAAGCGGAGGACGGGCTGCTGGAGTGCAGGCTTCCCAAGGAGATCCCTGAGGAGAAACGGGCTCCCGCGCGGGCGATCCTGGAAACGATGGTCCTCGCCTTGCGGGAGATCGAGAAGGGCCACGGGCGGTACTTCGCGCTGATCTCGCTCGATGCGCCCCGGTCTTCCCACAACCGGAACCGCGGGCGCGAGCGTGCCGATCGGCGGGGCGGGCGACCGCAGGAAGGCCGGAGACAGGCCAGCCAGGCAGTTGCGTCCAGGCCGGACCGCTCGCAGGGGGCGCTCCCCACCGAAGGGCGTCCGGCGCCCGAGGCGGCCGAACGCCGAGCGGACGGCGGGCGGTCCCACAGGGGCGGGCATCGCCGGCGGCGGGAGGAGCGAGGCGAGCGCAACGGGGCACCCGCGGCGGTCGGGCAGGCAGAGGCCAAGCCAGTCGAGGCCGCCCCCGTCGAAGAAGCCCCTGAGGTAGCCCCCCGTCGGACGGAGGAGCGCAAGCCGCCCGTGGAGCGAGAGCCCGACAGCCAGGTCGCCGTGGCTCAGGAGCCGGCGGCGGAGGCGGGCGACAAGCCTTCGATCTTGAACCCCTTCCGGCGGAAGCGACTCCGTTCGTTCAGGCCCGGAAGACTGGGAAGGAGGTGGAGGCCGTGA
- the rodA gene encoding rod shape-determining protein RodA, translating to MLERRFLKYTDWPLLLVAALLSCLGLVAVYSATRNLPGGPGPYYYVTRQALWLGVGLVVLVAAALWDYRVVVAWGPALLAGSVLLLMAVLLVGPVIAGARRWLVLGPINVQPSELAKVASIAALAWLLSRREEWNGFLPLAAPLALMGIPVLLVLLEPDLGTSLAFIGILFVMLYGAGVPAWRLGVLAGLGVAAVLGAAVVSRLGWVEILKDYQIQRLVVFLDPAAHRYGAGWNVIQSMIAIGSGQFFGKGLLGGSQTQLAFLPSRHTDFVFSVVGEEWGFLGASLVLFLYFVLLWRILIIADQAKDREGRLLALGAFGLIFFHTTVNVGMAVGLLPVTGLPLPFVSSGGSNVVTSFGALGLALNVALRRKKLLFDE from the coding sequence GTGCTCGAACGACGCTTCCTCAAGTACACCGACTGGCCCCTCCTCCTGGTGGCGGCCCTCCTGTCCTGCCTGGGCTTGGTGGCGGTCTACAGTGCCACGCGCAACCTGCCGGGCGGTCCGGGCCCCTACTACTACGTGACGCGGCAGGCCCTGTGGCTGGGGGTAGGGCTGGTCGTCCTGGTGGCCGCCGCGCTCTGGGACTACCGGGTCGTCGTCGCCTGGGGACCGGCGCTGCTGGCGGGCTCCGTCCTCTTGCTCATGGCCGTCTTGCTCGTGGGCCCTGTCATCGCAGGTGCCCGTCGCTGGCTCGTCCTCGGCCCGATCAACGTCCAGCCTTCGGAGCTGGCCAAGGTCGCGAGCATCGCGGCGCTGGCGTGGCTCCTGTCCCGGCGGGAGGAGTGGAACGGCTTCCTCCCTCTGGCCGCGCCTCTGGCGCTGATGGGGATCCCGGTCCTCCTGGTCCTCCTGGAGCCGGACCTGGGGACGTCGCTGGCCTTCATCGGGATCCTCTTCGTGATGCTCTACGGGGCCGGGGTGCCTGCGTGGCGGCTCGGGGTGCTGGCAGGGCTCGGCGTGGCGGCCGTGCTGGGCGCGGCGGTGGTGAGCCGGCTGGGCTGGGTGGAGATCCTGAAGGACTATCAGATCCAACGGCTCGTGGTCTTCCTGGACCCCGCCGCCCATCGGTATGGCGCCGGGTGGAACGTGATCCAGTCCATGATCGCCATCGGCTCGGGGCAGTTCTTCGGCAAGGGCCTGCTGGGCGGCTCGCAGACGCAGCTGGCCTTCCTTCCTTCGAGGCACACGGACTTCGTCTTCTCGGTGGTGGGCGAGGAGTGGGGGTTCCTCGGCGCGAGCCTGGTGCTCTTCCTCTACTTCGTGTTACTCTGGCGGATCCTCATCATCGCCGACCAGGCCAAGGACCGGGAGGGCAGGCTCCTGGCCCTGGGCGCCTTCGGCCTCATCTTCTTCCACACCACGGTGAACGTGGGCATGGCCGTGGGGCTCCTGCCCGTCACCGGCCTCCCCCTGCCCTTCGTGAGCTCGGGCGGCAGCAACGTGGTGACCAGCTTCGGCGCGCTGGGGCTCGCCCTCAACGTGGCGCTGCGGCGGAAGAAGCTCCTCTTCGACGAGTAG